The Sphaerochaeta globosa str. Buddy region CATTGAAGATGACCAGCATCTCCACCTCTGGAGCTGTAATGATGTTAATGACATCAACCTTGTGCTCATATGCTCTACTGAGTTTGAATCGCTCTTTTCTTGAATCCAGTATTCGCAGGACTGTTATCTTTTCAGAAAATCCCTTTCTTAAATAACGCTGTTCGAAAGACTTAGCGTCTCTGCAACGGATTATCTTTTCCTCAAGTAATTGGCTACGACTAAAGATTAACTTCTCAGCATCCAGTAGTTTTTCAATGATGACTTGTTCAGCTGACCCTTCGCAAATACAGGCGATATATTTTGATAGTTCCATCCCTACATCTCGGTACTGGTTTTTAGCAGTATACATCTCAATTGCTTATAGGATTCATACAATGGAACGGTTCCCTCCAGGAACCCACTCTGGTATGCATCACTCTTCTTGATATCATTGCGTTTGAGAATCTTTGAAAGATTTTCAACAGTAATACCTGATTTGTTCCTTACGATATAAATATTGTCATTTGCATTGAATTCATCCAACAACTCAGCGTAGTGTGTGGAGAATACCAGTACTGCTCCCTTTGGATTGATCTGTTGGTCCATGTAGAAACGAATCAACGTTGATACAATCTCTTTGTTGAAATGGTTCTCCATCTCATCAATAAGTACATAGCCTCCAGTTCTGAAGGATTTTAAAGCCTGCATGAAGGTGTTAATACCTTTGATGGTCCCTGATGAGAGGTATCGGTTGAGTTCAGATGGCTGGTTTAGAAGGATTTCTTCTTTTCCCTTGAACTTCAGATGGATAGACGATTCCTTCTGCTGGCCATCTCTGGACAAGTATTCGATGCTGGGATCGAAGAAGGCAATCAGAGCCGGTGGGATATCAGAACTCAACCCAAGCAGATTACTGTTTGTATAGCGCAGCATATCAATTACAACCATTTTCTCTGCCAATTGTTTGTTGACGGCTACCATAATGCTTACATCGTCAAGAAGAAACTTTTCCTGAGTATCCCGGACTAATTCAGGATAACCAGCAGAGAAATCGAACAATGCTTTCTTCGCCTTGATGCTGGCCGCAGGCTTTCGGCACAGCGTTTCTTCAACAATACTCAACCGACCTTCCTTTTTCCTTATGACCGTATGAAGCTTATAGACAGCATCCGTAGGAGCGTGGAAATACATGGTGAACATCACACGGTTGCAATCAGAAAGACCATCGAAGATTTCCAGGCAATCAATAGAGTTGATAGGTTCATTATTCAACAAGCGTAAGGCAAACATCAGTACTTTCAAGAGCGTGGTTTTCCCTGAGGCATTAATACCAATAATTGACAGTACAGTATTCTGATAGTAGGTTGAGAAGAGATTGTACAGTGATTCTTTTGCATCAGAAGAGACTCGTTGGAGTGCAAGGAAATCAAACTCCAAATCCGAAGAAAATAAAGGTAACCCAGAAGCAACAACCTTCAGTACTTTCATAAGCCACTCCATATAAAACCAAACTATATGGTTATATACTTCGATTATTACATGAAAATCACAGTATGGCAATATTATAAACGTGAAATCTGTTTTTAATATTTGAAGTCTTCTTTGCTGGATTTCTTGAGAATAGCAATTCTCTCTGTATTGAGACCATAAAGGAGTAGCTGGTCTACTCCATGCATGAGAGTAGTTATAGCCTGATTGTCGTTGTGATGTGGAATATCATCGGCAGGCTCTCTCCTTCTAATAGCGTTCCATCAGAAAATCACAGCGATCACCGCCCTTGCCCAATGTCTGTGTTCGGGTAAACCGTATCCCTGACACATTGCCGTACACATAGTCATCGTTCTCGCAGAATAGAGGGGTCAGCTCCGGACAACCCAATTCCAAGCAATACTTGCAATAGGGGCACTTCAGGATATCCAT contains the following coding sequences:
- a CDS encoding AAA family ATPase encodes the protein MKVLKVVASGLPLFSSDLEFDFLALQRVSSDAKESLYNLFSTYYQNTVLSIIGINASGKTTLLKVLMFALRLLNNEPINSIDCLEIFDGLSDCNRVMFTMYFHAPTDAVYKLHTVIRKKEGRLSIVEETLCRKPAASIKAKKALFDFSAGYPELVRDTQEKFLLDDVSIMVAVNKQLAEKMVVIDMLRYTNSNLLGLSSDIPPALIAFFDPSIEYLSRDGQQKESSIHLKFKGKEEILLNQPSELNRYLSSGTIKGINTFMQALKSFRTGGYVLIDEMENHFNKEIVSTLIRFYMDQQINPKGAVLVFSTHYAELLDEFNANDNIYIVRNKSGITVENLSKILKRNDIKKSDAYQSGFLEGTVPLYESYKQLRCILLKTSTEM